The window AGGGCCTGGCCGTTCTTATCCAGCATGCCGTCGTTGTCGCTATCCTGCCAGCCGGCTTCGCTCAACAACGCTTTGCCCGCCGCCGGATCAAACTTGTAAACCGTGATGTCGGTGGCGTCGTAAAACGGGTGAGTCGTCGGCACGTAGGCCGGCGGCGCTTCGGCGCGGCCATAAAGCAAGCTCGAGATGAGGGCCTGACGGTTAATGCAATAAGCAAACGCCTGCCGGACTTTGACATTTTGGAACAGCCCCCGGCCCACCAGGCCGCCATACCCTTCGACCGGGCTGATGTTGAAATCCAGATGTTCAAAGGTTGCGCCGCCGACAAATTGGGGAACCAGTTTCTTCTTCAACTCGGCGTCCAGAAGTTTGGGCACTTGCTCGTCAAATATCGAGTCTTGCGTCCCGGCTTTAGCGCCGACGCCAATCTGACACTCCCCGGCCAGCAATTGGGCCACCAGTTGTTCAGCGTCGGGCACGAAGCGAAAGGTCAGTTTGTCGAGATAGGGCAAGCCATCAGAAGCGCGGAAGTAGTTGGCGTTTTTGGAGAGCTTGATGAATTCGCCCGCCTTCCACTCGTCCAGCTTGAAAGCGCCGAACGAGAGCGGCTTGTGATTGGCCCGGTCGTCGGCAAGCAGTTGCGAGGCGGTGAGCGCGCCATACACGTGGCGCGGAAACGGAACCGGCAACCGGGTGTAATACAACGAATCTTTGTAGCCCGGCAGGTACGTCCACTGAATGGTTTGCGCGTCCACCACCACCGGGTCTTGCAGGCGGTTGGTGAGGAAGTGATTCGCGCCCGGGTTGTCGGGGCTTTTGGAAATTTCCCAGGCGAACAATACGTCGTCGGTGGTGAGCGGCTCCCCGTCTTCCCACTTCAGCGACGGCAACAACTTGAACGTCACCGTCATCTTTATGGCCTGAACTGATCCGGCCTTGCCATCATAAACCTGCTCGTCCCCCTGCGGATCAAAATAGCGCGCGCCTGCCGCCAGCCCGACGATGTTGCCTGCCGTGTCCACGAGGGTTTCGCCGTCTCTAACAGTGGCGGCCTCCACCACCGCGTCCCCGTCCTTCAGGCTCGGCAGCTTTTGCAAGATCACCGGCTGGTAGTCAAAGGCCCGGTGATCAATCGGCCCGTCGCGCAAGGCCTCCAACACTGCCGCCCGCGCCAGCACACTCTCACGGCTTCCACCGGCGGCAAATTCGTAGAGCGTGTTCGGCTCGTAAGGCAAGCACACCACCAGTTCCTTGCTCGGCGGCACGGGCGTGGCGCTGGGCGCAAGAGTCGGCGCGGGGCCGAAGGTGGGCGGCAGGAGCGGCGACGACTCGCTGGACGCGGGGCGCGGGGCTGGGGCCGGTGTCTCAACGCCCGGCAATGAAGCGACGGTGACAGCGGGCAGAACCATGGGCGTGGGCGCAGGTTGTGGCGAAGCGCAGGCGGCAAGAATGAAGCCGGCGAGGGTTAGAAGCAATATACTTTTTTTCATGAAGTAGTTTGGAGAAGTTGCAACGACGCTCAAGGCAATGCCCCGGCTTGAGGATTTTTTTCGTAGAGGAAGCAGGCCGCCTCTTGCGAAGCGGGCGTGCCGATCATTTTCGGCAAACGTTCCCGGCAAACCGGCATTACCTGCAAACAAGCCGACTGGAACGGACAGCCTTTTCCTTTATAGGTGTGGCTGTCGGCCAGGCCCGCCTGCCCGCCCAGCCATTGCTGAGTGTAAGGATGTTGCGGCGCGTTCAACACGCTCTCGGTCTTGCCCATCTCCACCAGCCAGCCTTGATACAAAATACCCAGCCGGTCGGCGAAGCCAGCCGCTAGCCGCGGCTCGCGCACCAGCCAAATGAAAGCCATGCCGTCCTTGTCGCGCAAGTCGGCCATGAGCTTGAAGAAACTTTCGGCCATGCCGGGCGGCAGAGTGCGGGTCGGGTCGTCGCACACCAGTAGCACCGGACGGAGTGTGAGAGCGCGGGCCAGGGCCACGCGCTGGCGCTGGCCGGCCGAGAGCGCGGTGAGGCGGCGATCCAGCAACAGGCTGTTCAGCCCCACCCGGCGCAGAGCTTGTTTGATGGCCGCCAGTTGATCGGCGGGCGAGCCAATCTGCTGAACCTGCAACGGCTCGGCCATCACTTCACTCACCAGGTGTTGCGGCGGCAGAGCCGTGCGCGGGTCGCTAAACAAAAATTGGAAGCGCCGCCGGAGCGGCCTCAGGGCGTTCTCGTTTTTGCGCGCCAGATCGTCACCCTCAAAAATCACTTTTCCGCCGCTGGGCTTCGTGAGCAGACCGATGGAACGGGCCAGGGTGGTCTTGCCTGCCCCGGCCTCGCCGGCGAGAACGACGATCTCGCCCGAATTAACTTCAAAGTTCACATCCGACAGAACCGACAGCAGATGCGAGGCCGACCTGAACGGCAAGGCGCCGCCAAGCGGAATGTCTTTTTTGAGATGCTCGACTTTGAGCAGAGGAGGCATTGGGATTTTGGATTTGGGATTAGGGTCGCGCGCCGAGCGTCACCGGCACGTCTAGCTGGCCGCCGTCGCGCAAAATAGTCAAAGTTACGGTTTGCCCGACGCTGGCGTTGGTGACCAAATAACCGAGCAGGTCGGAGAAGTCCTTCACTTCGCGCCCGTCAATGGCAATGATGAGATCGCCGCCGCCCAACAATCCGTCAATGCTGGTGAACGTCGTCCCGGCTCGCATGCCGGCCTCGTCTGCCGGGCCACCCGCCACCACGTTGGTCACGTACGCGCCGGTGGTGCGGGGCAAACTCAAGGCCTCGATCTCGTTGAGAGTCAGATCGCTGGTGCTACCCAGGCCAAGATACGGATAGACAAACTTGCCATCGGCGATCAACGCCGGGGCTACCCGCCTCACCAGGTTGGACGGAATGGAAAAGCCCACGCCCGAATTTACGCCCGTCTCCGACTCAATGGCTTTATTCACGCCAATCACCTCGCCGCGCAAGTTCAACAGCGGCCCGCCCGAATTGCCGGGGTTGATGGCGGCGTCGGTCTGAATGATCTTTGGCGTGGAAAACGAACCGCCGCCGGGCGCGCTTACCTCCGAGTCCAGCGTCCGGCCTAATCCGCTCACAATGCCAATCGTCATGGTGCCGTCCAGGCCAAACGGGTTGCCAATGGCAATCACCCGCTCGCCCACCTGCACCAGGTCCGAGTCGGCCAGCGGCACGGCCACCAACTGATCGGCAGGCACGTCCACTTTGATGACGGCCAAGTCGGCGGTAGCGTCCGTCCCCAGCAAGTCGCCGCGAACTTTGAGTCCGCTGGAAAAGTCAATCTCCAATTCGGTTGCGCCTTCCACCACGTGATTGTTGGTGACGATGTGGCCGTCGGTGTCAATGACGAACCCTGATCCCTGCGAGAACCCGTCGCTTGAAATTGCGCGAATAGAGACGATGGCCGGATTCACGCGATGATACAGATCAACGTACAACTGCTGTTCGGCAGCCGGATCAATAACAACCGGGGCAACCGTGGGCGCGACAATCGGAATCAGAGTCGGCGCGGCGACGACGGGCGGGGCCACTGTCGGCAGTGGCGAGGCTGTCGGCGCTAAGGTCGTGAGACTACAAGCCAGCATGGCCGGCGCAAGCAAGGCAACGATCAATCGCAATTTTGGTTTCATGGCAAAGTATGTCAACACCGGTTCAAAGACCTGTCAGGTCTCAGCAAACTGTCTGCGATATTCAGATTCTGCGCCAGACCTGACAGGTCTTAATTACGCCTCTTTCTTTCTAAGATCAGCCAGCGTCTTGAATAACGCTTTCTCTTCGTCGCTCAACTTCTTGGGCACTTGCACCAGCAGGCGCGCGTACAAGTCGCCGCGCGTCTTTGGCTCGCGCAGAACCGGCAGGCCTTTGCCGCGCAAGCGCATTGTCTGCCCGCTGGAACTTTCAGGCGGCACGGTGAGCAAAACTTCGTTGCCCTCAAGGGTGGACACGCGCACCTGCCCGCCCAGCACCGCCGTGTAAAGATCAACCGCCACGTCGGTCTGCAGGTCCGGGCCGCCTTCGCGCACCTTGAACTTGGGGTGTTCGAGAAGCGTGACCACCAAGTGCAAATCGCCGGGCGCCCCGTTGAGGCCCGGAACGCCCTCGCCGACCACCCGCACTTTGGTTCCCGCCTTCGCGCCCGGCGGAATCTTCACCTCCAGCCGCCGCTGGCCTTTCTCCAGGGTACGTTGAGTGCCATGCAACGACTCTTCAAGCGTGATGTCCACCGGGTATTCTTCGGCCTGGCGAGTCTGAGCCGGCGCGCGCCGCCTCCCGCTCCGAGTCTGCGTCCCGGCGCCCGACATGCCAAAGATGGTATTGAAGAAATCGGAGAAGCCGCCGCTGCCACCAAACAGATCACTGTAGTCAACCCGTTGCCCGCGCCCGCCCTGCGCCGCCCACTGGCTCCAGTCGAAACCACGCGGGTCGCCGCCATATTGTTGGTAACGTTGATACTGCGCGCCCAACTGATCGTACTTGGCGCGTTTGGCCGCGTCGCCCAGCACTTCGTAGGCTTCGTTGATCTCTTTGAATTTCTCCTCGGCTTTTTTGTCGCCGGGATTTTTGTCGGGGTGATATTGCTTCGCCAGTTTGCGAAAGGCCGACTTGAGTTCGGCCTCGCTGGCGGTTTTGCTCACCCCGAGTGTCGTGTAATAGTCTTTGTAGTCCATAGCGCGGCTTCCAGCCGCAACCAGAAGGCTTTAGGACGCAGATGAACGCTGATAAACGCTGATTTTTTTCTTTATCTGCGTCCGCGTCCAATAATCTTCGCGGCCAGCGCAGTTCTTGCGGGGTAATACTATAGCACTTCGCTATTCAGGCCTCTAACAACTTAGGCTCTACCAGATTGAGTGTGAAAACCCTTAACACAAAGGCGCTAAGGCGCAAAGCCGCTAAGAAATAAACTGGTTTTTCTTTGCGCCTTGGCAACTTTGCGGCTTTGCGTTAAAAAATCCCGTTAAACCCGGAAGAGCCACAACTCAATAGGCCTTATCGGAAATAAGCTCATAGCCCGCGTCCTCGCCGGCGGCCAACCACAAACAAGGACGCGGTTGGGGAGCGTCATAATGTTATTCCCGATAAGGTTTAATAATGTTCGGAAGTCCGGGTTGATTCTAGGCTTATGAAAGAAGAGAGTCAATGACCTCTCAGACACCAAGTGTCTATAGTCTCCATGTTATACTCCGCCCGTGTTAATGGAAGATAAGTCTGTTGCGATACGCGAAGCTAGGCGAAGCTTCCGGCTGGGCGTCCTCAACGGCCTCCTCTTCCTCATCGCCGACAAGCTCATGGATCCCACGCTGGTGCTGGCGGCCTTTGTCAATCATCTTACCCCTTCAGCCATCTGGCTCGGCTTGTTGATTCCCCTCAACGAGGGCGGCTGGTTTTTGCCTCAACTCTGGGTGTCCAGCTTCCTGCAAAGTTGGCCGCTCAAAATCCGGCTCTATCAGTTCGTCGCCCTCATCAGAGTCGCTTTATGGACATTACTGGTGGCCGCCGTCTTTCTAATCAAAGACCCCAACGGGTTGCTATTGGCCTTCTTCATATTATTCGGGCTGACGACCATTGCCTCCGGTTTTAGCGGCCTCTCGTTCCTGGAAGTCGTGAGCAAAACCATCCCGGCCCGGCGGCGCGGCGAGTTCTTTGCCTGGCGGCTGGCCGCCGGTGGCCTGGCCGGGCTGGGCGGCAGTGTCCTGGTCACCTGGCTCATTTCCGAGTCCAGCCCGCTCAAGTTCCCCTACAACTTTGGCGCATTGTTTGCGTTGGCCCTCGCCTCCGGCGCGCTCGGCCTGCTCGCCTTCTCCAGTATCAAAGAGCCGCCGGATCATGATCTGCGCCCGCCCGTTTCCGTCCTCTCGCAACTCAAACGCGCAACGCACCTCCTCAAGGCCGATCACAACTTCCGGCATTTTCTTTCCCTGCGCTCGGCGCTGATGATCGCCGGCGCGGCCACGCCGTTCTTTGCTGTATACGTGCAACAACAACTCGGCGGCCGGCTGGAGATGATCGGCGTCTACCTCGGCGTGTTCACCCTCGTCAATTTGCTAGCCAACATTTTCTTTGCCCGATTCTCAGCCCGGCTGGGCAACCGCAACACGATGACTCTGGCGGTTTGGGCCGGCGTGTCCATGACCGGCCTGGTTCTGCTCCTCACCCTGTTGGCCGCCCCGCTCCGTCTCAACGGCTGGGCGGCCTCGCTCTGGCTGGTTCCGGTCTTCGCCATTTCGGGCATTCGCGAGTCGGGCCTGGGCGTGGCCGGGCAAAGCCTGCTGCTCGACATCGCCCCGCACGAAGAACGCACCCTCTACCTCGGTTTCACCAACTCGTTTCTTGGCCTGGTGCTTTTTTCCAGCGGGCTGGGTGGCCTGGTGGTGGCCCGGTTTGGCTTTGTGGCTCTGCTTCTCATCACCGCCGCCGCCCACCTCTTCGCCCTCAACTCGGCGTTGAAGATGAGGGATCATGCGTTGCGATGATGTTGTTCACGCCATTCGCGGATATGAACGGTGTGTTCGGCTTCGTGGGCAAAACTGTAGTCGGCGACGATTTTCCACAACGGCTCGCCTTTGAGCCAGGGGAATTTTTTAGCCTCGGCCAAATCCTGGTCGGTAAACATCTCAACTTGACGGATGATTTGCTTGTGGACGCCGTGGAAGTCGGCCAGCACGCGGTCGAGCGGGCGGTTCTTGTATTCGGCGTACCACTTGGCGTTGAGGGTTTCAATGTCTCCGCTGAGGCCCTGAACATTCGCCGGGCGTTTGCCCTGCCGGGCGAAGGCCAGCAGAGTCACCAGTTCCGATTCCCAAACAGTGAGGTGGGCCAGCAGGTCTTTGATCGTCCACTCGCCCATCACCGGCGCTGTGGCCAGTTCTTCATCGGTCAGGCTGGCAATGGCTTGCAAGAGTTTTTCACGTTCGACTTTGAGGGCGTTGAGGAGTTCGGTTTTGTTCATGTGGGCTATTCTATCAAAAGTTTGGCCGGGGCCGGTTTATAAGTGGGACTCTGATGCCGAAAGTAAGTGTTATACAGTTCGGCATAATGCCCGCCGCCGGCCATGAGCGATTTGTGGTTGCCCTCTTCGATGATCTCGCCTTGCTTGAGGACAATGATCCGGTCGGCGGCGCGGACAGTGGAGAGGCGATGGGCAATCAAAATTGAAGTGCTGTTGGCCAGAATCAGGTCGAGCGCCTCTTGAATTTGCGACTCGGTGAACGGGTCAATGCTGGCCGTGGCTTCGTCGAGGATGAAGATGGCCGGTTTCTGCGCCAACACTCGCATCAGGGCCACAAGTTGACGTTGCCCCATCGAAAGGCGGCCACCCCGTTCGCCCACGTCGGTCGCCAGGCCGTCAGGCAGAGTCTCCAGCCACTCGCCGTTGCCAATCCGCCGCGCCAGCGATTCGATTTCACGATCACTTGCTTCTGATCGGGCGTAACGAATGTTGTCGGCCACCGTGCCGGAGAAAAGAAAAGGCACTTGCGAGACGATGCCGAGTTGTTTGCGATACTGCCCAAGATCGAAAGAGCGAATGTCGCGCCCGTCCACCAGCAGTCCACCGGTTTGAAATTCGTAGAAGCGGGCGATGAGTTTGACGATGGACGATTTGCCGGCGCCGGTGTGGCCGACGAGGGCGATGTTCTCGCCGGGCCGGATGGTGAGCGAGAAGTCGCGCAGGATCGTTTCCTGTTTTCCATACTGAAAGCCCAGGTTGACGAATTTGATTTCGCCGCGCAGGCGTTCGACAGGTTGGCCATCGGTTTGCACCACGCGCGGCTCGGCGTCAATGAGGGCAAAGACGCGCTCGGCGGCGGAGAGGCCGGCCTGAAACTGGCTCCAAAAGGCGGAGACGTTGGTGACCGGAAACCAGAAGCGATCGAGGCTGGTGATGAACAGATACCACGAACCCACCGACACCGCCCCCGCCCCGACGGCCAGCCCGCCAAAATACACCAGCACCGACGTGCC is drawn from Chloroflexota bacterium and contains these coding sequences:
- a CDS encoding ATP-binding cassette domain-containing protein; the encoded protein is MPPLLKVEHLKKDIPLGGALPFRSASHLLSVLSDVNFEVNSGEIVVLAGEAGAGKTTLARSIGLLTKPSGGKVIFEGDDLARKNENALRPLRRRFQFLFSDPRTALPPQHLVSEVMAEPLQVQQIGSPADQLAAIKQALRRVGLNSLLLDRRLTALSAGQRQRVALARALTLRPVLLVCDDPTRTLPPGMAESFFKLMADLRDKDGMAFIWLVREPRLAAGFADRLGILYQGWLVEMGKTESVLNAPQHPYTQQWLGGQAGLADSHTYKGKGCPFQSACLQVMPVCRERLPKMIGTPASQEAACFLYEKNPQAGALP
- a CDS encoding trypsin-like peptidase domain-containing protein — encoded protein: MRLIVALLAPAMLACSLTTLAPTASPLPTVAPPVVAAPTLIPIVAPTVAPVVIDPAAEQQLYVDLYHRVNPAIVSIRAISSDGFSQGSGFVIDTDGHIVTNNHVVEGATELEIDFSSGLKVRGDLLGTDATADLAVIKVDVPADQLVAVPLADSDLVQVGERVIAIGNPFGLDGTMTIGIVSGLGRTLDSEVSAPGGGSFSTPKIIQTDAAINPGNSGGPLLNLRGEVIGVNKAIESETGVNSGVGFSIPSNLVRRVAPALIADGKFVYPYLGLGSTSDLTLNEIEALSLPRTTGAYVTNVVAGGPADEAGMRAGTTFTSIDGLLGGGDLIIAIDGREVKDFSDLLGYLVTNASVGQTVTLTILRDGGQLDVPVTLGARP
- a CDS encoding DnaJ domain-containing protein codes for the protein MDYKDYYTTLGVSKTASEAELKSAFRKLAKQYHPDKNPGDKKAEEKFKEINEAYEVLGDAAKRAKYDQLGAQYQRYQQYGGDPRGFDWSQWAAQGGRGQRVDYSDLFGGSGGFSDFFNTIFGMSGAGTQTRSGRRRAPAQTRQAEEYPVDITLEESLHGTQRTLEKGQRRLEVKIPPGAKAGTKVRVVGEGVPGLNGAPGDLHLVVTLLEHPKFKVREGGPDLQTDVAVDLYTAVLGGQVRVSTLEGNEVLLTVPPESSSGQTMRLRGKGLPVLREPKTRGDLYARLLVQVPKKLSDEEKALFKTLADLRKKEA
- a CDS encoding ClbS/DfsB family four-helix bundle protein; amino-acid sequence: MNKTELLNALKVEREKLLQAIASLTDEELATAPVMGEWTIKDLLAHLTVWESELVTLLAFARQGKRPANVQGLSGDIETLNAKWYAEYKNRPLDRVLADFHGVHKQIIRQVEMFTDQDLAEAKKFPWLKGEPLWKIVADYSFAHEAEHTVHIREWREQHHRNA
- a CDS encoding ABC transporter ATP-binding protein; protein product: MASIFSALDTEAYDRQYTDSQLLARIASYLESQRARVLGVALLTTGVALVDIVQPFVAVRAVNALSQKPSLAFIIGLVGIILFTRIFSWTLNLFRRRLTARAIGDLVLGLRLDAFRAATGHDLSFYDEFKTGRILSRITSDTQDFAQVITLVTDLFSQVLVVVILSAVLFFINWQLALMLIGFMPVVLVLALSFRRLARYVTRQGNRAMANVNAAIRETIAGISVAKNFRQEGTIYDEFTAVNAQSYLINIRRGFVLSNIFPVLNALAGLGTSVLVYFGGLAVGAGAVSVGSWYLFITSLDRFWFPVTNVSAFWSQFQAGLSAAERVFALIDAEPRVVQTDGQPVERLRGEIKFVNLGFQYGKQETILRDFSLTIRPGENIALVGHTGAGKSSIVKLIARFYEFQTGGLLVDGRDIRSFDLGQYRKQLGIVSQVPFLFSGTVADNIRYARSEASDREIESLARRIGNGEWLETLPDGLATDVGERGGRLSMGQRQLVALMRVLAQKPAIFILDEATASIDPFTESQIQEALDLILANSTSILIAHRLSTVRAADRIIVLKQGEIIEEGNHKSLMAGGGHYAELYNTYFRHQSPTYKPAPAKLLIE